One window of the Archangium primigenium genome contains the following:
- the lptB gene encoding LPS export ABC transporter ATP-binding protein: MSGRLFAEGLRKTFHKRQVVRDVSFQVAQGEVVGLLGPNGAGKTTSFNIVVGLVRPDAGRVHMDGQDLTALPMHRRTQHGLGYLPQESSIFRKLTVRENFLSVLELQKGLTRAEREKRAQQLLEEFALSHVAESPGEPLSGGERRRTEIARSLIPNPRFILFDEPFAGVDPINVGDIQQQISQLKARGLGVLITDHNVQETLRICDRAYIIAQGQILEEGSPEQLAASTRAREVYLGDRFRLHSV; encoded by the coding sequence ATGAGCGGTCGTCTGTTCGCCGAGGGTCTGCGCAAGACGTTCCACAAGCGCCAGGTGGTCCGGGACGTGTCGTTCCAGGTCGCCCAGGGCGAGGTGGTGGGCCTCCTGGGCCCCAACGGCGCGGGCAAGACGACGAGCTTCAACATTGTGGTGGGGCTGGTGCGGCCCGACGCCGGCCGGGTGCACATGGACGGGCAGGACCTGACGGCGCTGCCCATGCACCGGCGCACCCAGCACGGCCTGGGCTATCTGCCCCAGGAGTCCTCCATCTTCCGCAAGCTCACCGTGCGCGAGAACTTCCTGTCCGTGCTGGAGCTGCAGAAGGGCCTCACCCGCGCCGAGCGCGAGAAGCGCGCCCAGCAGCTCCTGGAGGAGTTCGCCCTGTCGCACGTGGCCGAGTCCCCCGGCGAGCCCCTGTCCGGCGGCGAGCGCCGACGCACGGAGATCGCCCGCTCCCTCATCCCCAACCCCCGCTTCATCCTCTTCGACGAGCCCTTCGCCGGCGTGGACCCCATCAACGTGGGCGACATCCAGCAGCAGATTTCCCAGCTCAAGGCCCGCGGCCTCGGCGTGCTCATCACGGATCACAACGTCCAGGAAACCCTGCGCATCTGCGACCGGGCCTACATCATCGCCCAGGGGCAGATCCTGGAAGAGGGCTCGCCCGAGCAACTCGCCGCGTCCACGCGGGCGCGCGAGGTGTACCTGGGCGACCGATTCCGCTTGCACTCCGTGTGA
- a CDS encoding LptA/OstA family protein, protein MIEYLLTAFFVAQPVAPAAASAVSGNAAQAPVPRLRDPVAISSKRLSGSRERAVFSGDVVVTQKALELRCDEMAASYTGPREVTRVECTGQVRMVEGPRTAQGERAVFDVPAGVLSLSGSPEASDPTTRLRGAEMRLKTGVPGFEYEVDEAVVTLEAAPLSLPRKSSGKDAPAARLPAEVSARKVVGSRSQSVFTGDVVVKHRTLELRCDKMVAYYTASQQVTRAECVGHVRATDADRSVKGERAEFRVPTGVLVVTGNPEARDATTRLRGSEVRMTVGNANFEVKDAVVTVESATPLPGREAGKGPPASTPSNPPSGGTRSP, encoded by the coding sequence ATGATTGAGTACCTGTTGACGGCCTTCTTCGTCGCCCAGCCCGTGGCCCCCGCCGCCGCGTCCGCCGTGTCTGGCAATGCCGCCCAGGCCCCGGTGCCCCGCCTGCGCGACCCGGTGGCCATCTCCTCCAAGCGCCTGTCGGGCTCGCGCGAGCGCGCCGTCTTCTCCGGCGACGTGGTGGTGACGCAGAAGGCGCTGGAGCTGCGCTGTGACGAGATGGCGGCGAGCTACACCGGCCCCCGCGAGGTGACGCGCGTGGAGTGCACGGGCCAGGTGCGCATGGTGGAGGGCCCGCGCACCGCCCAGGGCGAGCGCGCCGTGTTCGACGTGCCCGCCGGCGTGCTCTCGCTCTCGGGCAGCCCCGAGGCGAGCGATCCCACCACCCGGCTGCGCGGCGCGGAGATGCGCCTCAAGACGGGGGTGCCCGGCTTCGAGTACGAGGTGGACGAGGCCGTCGTCACGCTCGAGGCGGCGCCCCTGTCCCTGCCGCGCAAGTCCTCGGGCAAGGACGCCCCCGCGGCCCGCCTCCCCGCCGAGGTGAGCGCGCGCAAGGTGGTCGGCTCCCGCTCCCAGTCCGTCTTCACCGGCGACGTGGTGGTCAAACACCGCACCCTGGAGCTGCGCTGCGACAAGATGGTGGCCTATTACACGGCGTCCCAGCAGGTGACGCGCGCGGAGTGCGTGGGCCATGTGCGTGCCACGGACGCGGACCGCTCGGTGAAGGGCGAGCGGGCGGAATTCCGGGTGCCCACGGGCGTCCTGGTGGTGACGGGCAACCCCGAGGCGCGCGACGCGACGACCCGCCTGCGGGGCTCGGAAGTGCGAATGACGGTGGGCAACGCGAATTTCGAGGTGAAGGACGCCGTTGTGACGGTCGAGTCGGCGACGCCTCTTCCGGGCAGGGAGGCGGGCAAGGGCCCCCCGGCCTCCACGCCCAGCAACCCCCCTTCAGGAGGGACGAGGTCACCATGA